In Rissa tridactyla isolate bRisTri1 chromosome 8, bRisTri1.patW.cur.20221130, whole genome shotgun sequence, one genomic interval encodes:
- the TEKT4 gene encoding tektin-4 translates to MAQPRVLLTKEPAPQTVPASDLPMKVYEVGLNTGTDSSSGLATAGFRTAKYLPAEWHLHNSELYHKAFAGCEQAEHGRAEAKELAEYAAAAAQRAQQDSTAAVSQRLQDIHFWKAELQREIQDLDAETCLLAAQKLRLERALDATEVPYAIATDNLQCRERRQAPDLVSDEVERELLKEAELIRNIQELLKRTLMQASNQMRLNRDHKEFCEMDWSDKVETYNIDDKCGKYSNQSTNIQFHPSSVKFEESASTPETWAKFSHDNIYRAEREKLASINLRALIDNILRDTSEDMRKQCAAVNEAFAKHCEELDDTKHELEHHLKKILKEIGYQEANIAALKQAIKDKEAPMKVAQTRLYDRSFRPNLDLCRDEAQFRLIREVEELTESINSLKKKLLESEQALRNLEDTRMNLEKEIAVKTNSIFIDRQKCMAQRTRYPVVVKLAGYQ, encoded by the exons ATGGCCCAGCCCAGGGTCCTGCTGACCAAGGAGCCGGCGCCACAGACGGTGCCCGCTTCCGACCTACCCATGAAGGTGTACGAGGTGGGGCTGAACACGGGGACCGACTCCTCCAGTGGCCTGGCCACTGCTGGCTTCCGCACTGCCAAGTACCTGCCCGCCGAGTGGCACCTGCACAACTCTGAGCTGTACCACAAAGCCTTCGCCGGCTGCGAGCAGGCCGAGCATGGCCGGGCAGAGGCCAAGGAGCTGGCTGAGtatgctgctgctgccgcccagcGTGCCCAGCAGGACTCCACGGCCGCTGTGAGCCAGCGCCTGCAAGACATACACTTCTGGAAGGCTGAGCTCCAGAGGGAGATTCAGGACCTTGATGCTGAGACCTGcctgctggcagcccagaagcTGCGGCTGGAAAGGGCGCTCGATGCCACCGAGGTGCCCTATGCCATTGCCACCGATAACCTGCAGTGTCGGGAAAGGAGGCAAGCCCCAGACCTGGTCTCTGATGAGGTGGAGAGAGAATTGCTGAAG GAAGCTGAACTCATCAGAAATATCCAGGAGCTCTTGAAAAGAACTTTGATGCAAGCTAGCAACCAGATGCG ATTAAATCGAGATCACAAAGAGTTTTGTGAAATGGACTGGTCAGACAAAGTTGAAACCTACAACATTGATGATAAATGTGGAAAATACAGTAACCAGAGCACCAACATCCAGTTCCATCCTAGCTCAGTGAAGTTTGAAGAGAG TGCCTCAACACCGGAGACATGGGCCAAGTTCAGTCATGACAACATCTACAGGGCAGAACGAGAAAAACTGGCTTCCATCAATCTTCGTGCCTTGATTGACAATATTCTTCGTGACACATCTGAGGACATGAGGAAGCAATGTGCTGCTGTTAATGAGGCTTTCGCCAAACACTGTGAGGAGCTGGACGATACAAAACACGAACTAGAACATCATTTGAAAAAA ATCCTTAAGGAGATTGGATATCAAGAAGCTAACATTGCTGCTCTCAAACAAGCTATCAAAGACAAAGAAGCCCCGATGAAAGTTGCTCAAACAAGGCTGTATGACAGGTCTTTTAGGCCCAACTTAGACCTCTGCAGAGATGAAGCACAATTCAG GTTGATCCGTGAAGTTGAAGAACTAACTGAGTCCATTAATTCCCTGAAGAAAAAACTGCTGGAATCTGAACaggctctgaggaacctggaAGACACACGgatgaatttagaaaaagaaatagctgtgaaaacaaacagtatttttatcGATAGGCAAAAGTGCATGGCCCAGCGCACTCGCTACCCTGTTGTTGTTAAATTAGCAGGTTACCAGTAG